Within Leptospira barantonii, the genomic segment ACTTCTCGAAGAATCGGCCATCTTCTCCGAAGTTCCTTTCAACACGTCCGCTGAGCCGCCGATTTCACGAACGACCTTGAGGAGATTCTCCCGCATCTGATTCATAGAATTGAGAAGGGTTCCGATCTCATCGGGACGATGATACGTTTTTTCCGCGACGAGATTTCCCTTTGCGATTTCTTCGGAGAAACCGATCGCGTTGAGAAGTCCCGCAGTAATCAATTTTTGGAATATAAAATGCAGACAGATCAAAACCGAAATCAAAATGAGAATCGCGGTTAAGAAACTTTTGAAAAGAATACTTAAGACTTCTTTTGTATAGATCGAGTTCGGAATGCTGACCTGCATCACCCAATAACTTTTGTCCTTCCCTACGTGAAACGGAAAGTAGTAGTGTGTATGACCGCCCGAGTCTCGAACGAATTCTTTTCCTTCCGCGCTTTCTTTGAGATAGAATTCGAGTTCCTCTTTGTTTTCGATCGTTTTTCCGACGAGTTCGGGGTTATCACCGTTGACCGCATAAATACCCTTAGGCGAAAGTAAAGTAAGATAACCTTGATCTCGAAACGGTTTTACCTCTCCGAATATCTTTTGCAAATCTTCGATCTTTAAGTCGATTCCGGCCGCGCCTCGGAAGTTATCGCCCAAGCTGACCGGTGCGACCAAGGAGATCATGAGAATTTTTTCGCCGCCGGCGACCGAATAAATGTAAGGATCCGTAACCAAATACACGTTTTTCTTTTTAGGAATCTGATAGAAGTCGCCGCTCGAGTCCGTGTTGTCGTAGCCGACTCCTGCTTCGAGAGTGCTCTTACCCGGATCCTTTGTCTGATGAACATACGCGACGAATCTTCCGCTCGCGTCGTGTCCCGGAGTGTTTTTATACTTCGCGTCTTGTCCGTCATACGCGTTCGGTTCGTAGACAAACCAGATTCCGTAAAAATTCGAATTTCGGTTTAACACTTCTTTCATGGCTTCGACCATCGCTTCTCTCGGAGGAGAAGTGAACATCAAGGGAGAACGAAATCCTCTTATATAAAACATCGC encodes:
- a CDS encoding methyl-accepting chemotaxis protein, with amino-acid sequence MSIRTRISIYLAIVLFLGFSILAVINSISSYQNLKAEVEGSSKLTSERWSLEVKDILDSAMFYIRGFRSPLMFTSPPREAMVEAMKEVLNRNSNFYGIWFVYEPNAYDGQDAKYKNTPGHDASGRFVAYVHQTKDPGKSTLEAGVGYDNTDSSGDFYQIPKKKNVYLVTDPYIYSVAGGEKILMISLVAPVSLGDNFRGAAGIDLKIEDLQKIFGEVKPFRDQGYLTLLSPKGIYAVNGDNPELVGKTIENKEELEFYLKESAEGKEFVRDSGGHTHYYFPFHVGKDKSYWVMQVSIPNSIYTKEVLSILFKSFLTAILILISVLICLHFIFQKLITAGLLNAIGFSEEIAKGNLVAEKTYHRPDEIGTLLNSMNQMRENLLKVVREIGGSADVLKGTSEKMADSSRSFSDVAQTQASAAEESSAAVEELAASAQNVGKSMERAVSSM